In Streptomyces sp. NBC_01381, a genomic segment contains:
- the aspS gene encoding aspartate--tRNA(Asn) ligase yields the protein MIHSRVYVSDLREHVGRTVSVCGWVNTLRLQRKMQFVIVRDSTGMVQLTHRRDGGPLEAELEALTPESAVRITGRVVDAAQVKLGGLELVPEQVEVLNPAATPLPIDEHTGLEQRLDWRFLDVRRRPAAQLMFAVQTTLEQGMREYAYAQGATEMHTPKLMGTASESGAEVFKLGYFDRSAYLAQSPQFYKQLAIAAGIDKVFEIGPVFRAEPSFTSRHATEFTGVDVELAWVAGVEDVMVFEEQMLAHAIAKVADAHGEAIAEHFGVEVTVPAMPFPRITMAEAHKILREGGWDPEGVKEDLDPDGERSISAHIKEATGHDFVFITHYPVGIRPFYHMRPADNPDVTLSFDLLWKGLEVTTGAQREHRYDVLLKQAAEKGMSTGPLQDYLNAFRYGCPPHGGLGMGLGRVLMVMLGLDSIREATFLFRGPNRLTP from the coding sequence ATGATCCACAGCCGTGTATACGTCTCCGACTTGCGAGAACACGTCGGCCGTACCGTTTCCGTCTGCGGGTGGGTGAACACCCTTCGCCTGCAGAGAAAGATGCAGTTTGTCATCGTGCGGGACAGCACCGGCATGGTGCAGTTGACGCACAGGCGCGACGGCGGACCCTTGGAAGCCGAACTCGAAGCCCTCACCCCTGAGTCCGCCGTGCGCATCACCGGCCGCGTCGTGGACGCTGCCCAGGTGAAGCTCGGTGGCCTGGAGCTCGTCCCTGAGCAGGTCGAGGTCCTGAACCCGGCCGCCACTCCGCTGCCCATCGACGAGCACACGGGCCTGGAGCAGCGTCTCGACTGGCGGTTCCTGGACGTACGCCGTCGGCCCGCCGCCCAGTTGATGTTCGCCGTGCAGACCACGCTGGAGCAGGGGATGCGCGAGTACGCCTATGCCCAGGGCGCCACGGAGATGCACACGCCCAAGCTCATGGGCACTGCCTCGGAGTCGGGTGCGGAGGTGTTCAAGCTGGGCTACTTCGACCGCAGCGCCTACCTGGCGCAGTCGCCGCAGTTCTACAAGCAGCTGGCGATCGCGGCTGGGATCGACAAGGTCTTCGAGATCGGCCCGGTCTTCCGTGCCGAGCCGTCGTTCACGTCCCGGCACGCCACCGAGTTCACGGGCGTCGACGTGGAGTTGGCCTGGGTCGCCGGCGTCGAGGATGTGATGGTCTTCGAGGAGCAGATGCTTGCGCACGCGATCGCCAAGGTCGCCGACGCGCACGGTGAGGCGATTGCCGAGCACTTCGGCGTCGAGGTCACTGTCCCCGCCATGCCCTTCCCGCGGATCACCATGGCCGAGGCGCACAAGATCCTGCGAGAGGGCGGCTGGGACCCGGAGGGGGTGAAGGAGGACCTGGACCCGGATGGTGAGCGGAGCATCTCGGCTCACATCAAGGAGGCCACCGGACACGACTTCGTGTTCATCACGCACTACCCGGTGGGCATCCGGCCCTTCTACCACATGCGGCCCGCCGACAACCCGGACGTGACCTTGAGCTTCGACCTGCTGTGGAAGGGCCTGGAGGTCACCACTGGGGCGCAGCGTGAGCACCGCTACGACGTGCTGCTGAAGCAGGCCGCGGAGAAGGGCATGAGCACCGGGCCGTTGCAGGACTACCTGAACGCGTTCCGGTACGGGTGCCCGCCGCACGGCGGTCTGGGCATGGGGCTCGGGCGAGTGCTGATGGTGATGCTCGGCCTGGACTCGATTCGTGAGGCCACGTTCTTGTTCCGCGGACCGAACCGGCTCACCCCGTAG
- a CDS encoding nitroreductase family protein codes for MTADGTQLRFQARTDGPRSGWFKKLMLLGREYYYDATRFVTHSGALSPRHLATLRALVTMDTHRVEKGLAVPHPKPWFGKLIVRRVLHNASLYARLDGDANVCRAAVDAVEDYLDRNSELGAPEPEWAAQIRRAVTGLHEQLQPAGLLGGTKTVSRETIHKAGRLDSMDFFTSRYSIRDFAPEPVPQERIEAAVAAAQHTPSVCNRQSWSVHVFPRGPQAGAVLACQNGNTGFGHTASHILLITTDLRTFVYPGERNQGWVDGGMFAMSLIHAFHAQGIGTCCLNWSVDSRADRRLRTVAEIPAHENVIMMLAVGQLPEELRVATSWRPEPGHVIRPGRIRQVTNQDGAQ; via the coding sequence ATGACGGCCGACGGCACGCAGTTGCGTTTCCAAGCCCGAACGGACGGACCTCGCAGCGGCTGGTTCAAGAAACTCATGCTGCTCGGCCGGGAGTACTACTACGACGCGACGCGGTTCGTCACTCACTCCGGCGCCCTCTCACCCCGGCATCTCGCAACCCTCCGTGCGCTGGTGACGATGGATACGCACCGTGTTGAGAAGGGACTTGCTGTCCCGCACCCCAAGCCGTGGTTCGGGAAGCTGATCGTCCGACGGGTCCTGCACAACGCGTCGCTGTACGCCCGCCTGGATGGTGACGCGAACGTATGCCGAGCAGCTGTGGACGCGGTCGAGGACTACCTGGACCGGAACTCGGAACTAGGCGCCCCTGAACCCGAGTGGGCTGCACAGATCAGACGCGCCGTGACTGGCCTCCATGAGCAACTGCAGCCTGCCGGACTGCTGGGCGGCACCAAGACCGTAAGCCGCGAAACCATCCACAAGGCCGGCCGCCTCGACTCTATGGACTTCTTCACCTCGCGCTACAGCATCCGGGACTTCGCGCCCGAACCCGTCCCGCAGGAACGGATCGAAGCAGCCGTTGCCGCTGCACAGCACACGCCGTCCGTGTGCAACCGCCAGAGTTGGTCGGTACACGTCTTCCCTCGCGGCCCTCAAGCAGGCGCTGTCCTCGCCTGCCAGAACGGGAACACAGGGTTCGGCCACACAGCCAGCCACATCCTCCTGATCACCACCGACCTGCGCACCTTCGTATATCCCGGGGAACGCAACCAAGGCTGGGTCGACGGAGGCATGTTTGCCATGTCCCTCATCCACGCCTTCCATGCCCAAGGAATCGGGACGTGCTGCCTCAACTGGTCCGTAGACAGCCGGGCCGATCGGCGTCTGCGCACCGTCGCGGAAATTCCGGCCCACGAGAACGTGATCATGATGCTCGCCGTCGGCCAACTACCCGAAGAACTGCGAGTGGCCACGTCCTGGCGCCCCGAACCCGGCCACGTCATCCGGCCCGGCCGGATACGGCAAGTCACGAACCAGGACGGTGCCCAGTGA
- a CDS encoding nucleotidyltransferase domain-containing protein, translating into MDPVVVARAVVEERHPAARAALLGGSVLTERRTALSDLDIVVLLHGPPAPYRESLQYGDWPVELFVHTEESWHTFVDREIRKRRCPLLWMCADGELLFDVDGLGASVAAEARKLALAGPPSATVEEIEDFRYGITDLLDDLVGCTDQGERLFIASELARRTGELALALGGSWGGGGKWLARRLEETAPGLNARLHHAVRGALNGQTDALVGVVDEVLAPTGGRLWVGYRRSGTP; encoded by the coding sequence ATGGATCCGGTTGTCGTTGCCCGCGCCGTTGTAGAGGAACGTCATCCAGCCGCTCGTGCGGCGCTTCTCGGGGGCAGCGTTCTGACGGAACGCCGCACGGCCTTGTCCGACTTGGACATCGTGGTGCTGTTGCACGGTCCGCCGGCTCCGTACAGAGAGAGCCTTCAGTACGGTGACTGGCCCGTGGAGCTCTTCGTGCACACCGAAGAGTCTTGGCACACATTCGTGGACCGGGAAATTCGCAAGCGTCGATGCCCACTGCTGTGGATGTGTGCGGACGGCGAACTGCTCTTTGACGTGGATGGTCTCGGTGCGAGTGTGGCTGCCGAAGCCAGGAAGCTGGCCCTCGCGGGTCCGCCTTCGGCGACTGTGGAGGAGATTGAGGACTTCCGTTATGGGATCACGGATCTCCTGGACGATCTCGTTGGATGTACCGATCAGGGTGAGCGGCTGTTCATCGCCTCAGAGCTGGCGAGACGGACAGGTGAACTGGCGCTGGCGCTCGGCGGGTCGTGGGGCGGCGGCGGGAAGTGGCTGGCGCGTCGCCTCGAGGAGACGGCACCTGGCCTCAATGCGCGCCTGCACCACGCTGTCCGTGGGGCGTTGAATGGGCAGACCGATGCCCTTGTTGGCGTCGTCGACGAGGTACTGGCCCCAACTGGCGGGCGGCTGTGGGTCGGATATCGGCGCAGTGGGACTCCGTGA
- a CDS encoding glycosyltransferase, whose product MKIAMIIPPFRYGADPSQWITVPPQGYGGIQWVAATLIDGLLETGCEVLLLGAPGSPPRSGLTVSTAIERDEIRTAIDSFGPAVVHDHSNLAALPLDGQWPVVSTHHLNGVPASLENGVYVSAAQRLKAGSETAPVIRLPVNPERCLFQEEKDDYLLFMGRVSAHKGAYEAAVFAHAANLPLKVAGPAWEPEYLDRMLADYPHTVDYIGEVGGHFRTELIAHAKAILVLSQTSGSPFGGRWAEPGATVVSEAAASGTPVIASNNGCLPEIVPSVGTILPSAPKITATTAKAAMDALPTAHEVLKAAVDQWGHLKIAQEYLTVYERAARGERWT is encoded by the coding sequence ATGAAGATTGCCATGATCATCCCCCCATTCCGCTACGGAGCAGACCCCAGCCAATGGATCACTGTGCCGCCCCAGGGGTACGGAGGCATCCAATGGGTGGCCGCGACGCTCATCGACGGGCTGCTCGAGACTGGGTGCGAAGTCCTGCTCCTGGGAGCCCCGGGAAGCCCACCGCGAAGCGGCCTCACCGTGTCGACTGCCATTGAACGCGATGAGATCCGAACTGCCATCGACAGCTTCGGGCCGGCTGTCGTCCACGACCACTCGAACCTCGCGGCGCTTCCGCTGGACGGGCAGTGGCCCGTAGTGAGCACTCACCACCTCAATGGCGTGCCAGCATCCCTTGAAAACGGCGTCTATGTCTCGGCCGCACAGCGCCTCAAGGCCGGATCTGAGACCGCGCCTGTCATCCGCCTGCCGGTTAACCCGGAACGATGCCTGTTCCAGGAGGAGAAGGATGACTACCTCCTGTTCATGGGCCGCGTCTCGGCACACAAAGGAGCGTACGAAGCAGCTGTCTTCGCGCATGCCGCGAACCTGCCGCTCAAGGTCGCCGGCCCGGCGTGGGAGCCGGAGTACCTCGACAGAATGCTTGCCGACTACCCGCACACCGTCGACTACATCGGAGAGGTAGGGGGGCATTTCCGGACCGAACTCATCGCACATGCCAAAGCCATCCTGGTCCTCTCCCAGACGTCCGGCAGTCCCTTCGGCGGACGATGGGCTGAGCCCGGGGCAACCGTCGTGTCCGAAGCCGCCGCGAGCGGAACACCCGTGATCGCGAGCAACAACGGCTGCCTCCCCGAGATCGTCCCCAGTGTCGGCACGATCCTGCCGTCCGCACCGAAGATCACGGCCACAACGGCGAAAGCAGCCATGGACGCTCTACCGACAGCCCACGAGGTACTCAAGGCCGCAGTGGACCAGTGGGGGCACCTCAAGATCGCCCAGGAATACCTGACGGTCTACGAGCGGGCAGCACGCGGCGAGCGATGGACGTGA
- a CDS encoding RNA methyltransferase: MPAAQRVSSRNARFQQWESFLTNRNKRTRAREFLVQGVRPISLAVEHGWTIHTIIYDSKRSLSRWAEDILRTTKAERVAMAPSLLADLGEKSEDAPEVIAVVEMPPDDLSRIKVGPGFLGVAFDRPTSPGNIGSIIRSADAFGADGMIVSGHAADVYDSKCVRASTGSLFALPSVRVPAHRDVADWVEGQRADGNPIVIVGTDEHGDCDVFDFDFTQPTLLVIGNETSGLSNAWREACDHMVSIPMGGAASSLNAANAATAVLYEVSRQRIAAKK; the protein is encoded by the coding sequence GTGCCAGCGGCCCAGCGGGTTTCAAGCCGGAATGCTCGTTTCCAGCAGTGGGAGTCGTTTCTCACCAACCGGAACAAGCGGACGAGGGCCAGGGAGTTCCTGGTGCAGGGCGTCCGGCCGATCTCGTTGGCGGTGGAGCACGGCTGGACGATCCACACGATCATCTACGACTCCAAGCGGTCTCTGTCCCGGTGGGCGGAGGACATCCTGCGCACCACGAAGGCCGAGCGCGTAGCGATGGCGCCGAGCCTGCTGGCCGATCTTGGTGAGAAGTCCGAGGACGCTCCCGAGGTCATTGCCGTCGTTGAAATGCCCCCGGATGATCTTTCCCGGATCAAGGTGGGTCCGGGTTTCCTCGGCGTGGCCTTCGACCGTCCGACGAGCCCGGGGAACATCGGCAGCATCATCCGGTCCGCTGATGCGTTCGGCGCGGACGGGATGATCGTGTCGGGCCACGCAGCCGACGTGTACGACTCGAAGTGTGTGCGGGCCAGTACGGGGTCGCTGTTCGCGTTGCCGTCGGTGCGGGTGCCTGCTCATCGTGACGTGGCTGACTGGGTTGAGGGTCAGCGGGCCGATGGCAATCCGATCGTGATCGTCGGCACGGATGAGCATGGTGACTGTGATGTCTTCGACTTCGACTTCACGCAGCCGACGCTGCTCGTGATCGGCAACGAGACTTCTGGTCTGAGCAATGCGTGGCGTGAGGCATGCGACCACATGGTCAGCATCCCCATGGGCGGTGCTGCGAGTTCCCTGAACGCGGCGAACGCAGCGACGGCCGTGTTGTACGAGGTGTCTCGTCAGCGCATCGCCGCCAAGAAGTAG
- a CDS encoding polysaccharide pyruvyl transferase family protein, with the protein MVRNVIITGVTSCENRGVEALVASIAAGLHDHGEARIRVLTQTPMLDQELLTPWGVECVADPFVTSKSWTQYRPAETSEQSRTRRDALMEEADLLVATGGDIYTSDYGVSTPYLAAPIAAQSHGVPVAMLAHSIGPFTHREDAQAWLDVAEQCKVLTLRERLSYRYVQEELGLTAGKAQLTADPAFLLPAPPQQRVQALVTTAGIGPGEPYICVAPSRGIARFRSLDEVAHDRALGRLIDRLVTRWKIPVLLLPHVHDSRSHNDDRALVAELAQHIGHPLVKAVTGPLTASDYKGLAAAADLVITERLHAAIGALSTRTPTVAIGYSQKFLGVFADTYGNDIDLDSVHLDVDRFVADEHSTERLLQGLQLPSMQQALTERVPELLERARENFTLLAATSEVPA; encoded by the coding sequence ATGGTTCGCAACGTCATCATCACAGGCGTCACCAGCTGTGAGAACCGAGGAGTCGAGGCGCTCGTCGCGTCGATCGCAGCAGGACTCCACGACCACGGCGAGGCACGCATCAGGGTCCTGACACAGACCCCGATGCTCGACCAAGAACTGCTGACGCCCTGGGGCGTCGAGTGCGTGGCCGACCCGTTCGTGACTTCGAAGTCGTGGACTCAATACCGGCCGGCCGAGACCTCCGAGCAGTCCAGGACCCGGCGCGACGCACTGATGGAAGAAGCAGATCTGCTCGTTGCGACGGGCGGGGACATCTACACCTCGGACTACGGGGTGAGCACCCCCTACCTGGCCGCGCCTATCGCAGCCCAGAGCCACGGTGTGCCCGTGGCCATGCTGGCGCACTCGATCGGCCCGTTCACACACCGCGAGGACGCACAAGCCTGGCTCGACGTCGCAGAGCAGTGCAAAGTCCTCACCCTCAGAGAGCGCCTGTCGTACCGGTATGTCCAGGAGGAGCTCGGTCTGACGGCGGGGAAGGCCCAGCTCACCGCCGACCCCGCCTTCCTTCTCCCCGCGCCGCCGCAGCAGCGAGTCCAAGCCCTCGTCACGACTGCGGGCATCGGACCCGGCGAGCCGTACATCTGCGTCGCCCCCAGTCGTGGCATAGCCCGGTTCCGCAGCCTCGATGAAGTCGCGCACGATCGCGCACTAGGACGGCTCATTGACCGGCTCGTCACACGATGGAAGATCCCGGTGCTGCTCCTCCCGCACGTACACGACTCACGGAGCCACAACGACGACCGCGCACTTGTCGCCGAACTCGCCCAGCACATCGGCCACCCACTGGTGAAGGCCGTCACCGGTCCACTGACCGCATCCGATTACAAAGGCCTCGCAGCCGCAGCAGACCTCGTCATCACCGAGCGTCTACACGCGGCGATTGGTGCGCTCTCCACCCGGACCCCCACCGTCGCCATCGGCTACTCCCAGAAGTTCCTCGGCGTCTTCGCCGACACCTACGGCAACGACATCGACCTCGACTCCGTACACCTCGACGTCGACAGGTTCGTGGCGGACGAACACTCGACTGAGCGCCTCCTCCAGGGCCTGCAACTCCCGTCCATGCAGCAGGCCCTCACCGAGCGTGTGCCTGAACTTCTCGAACGAGCGCGAGAGAACTTCACCCTCCTCGCCGCCACCAGCGAGGTGCCGGCATGA
- a CDS encoding NUDIX hydrolase, which produces MRIPVDAALLDQLTRSAEADNICKHVVAAVITNKDNEILLLHRRFDDYLGGLWELPSSAVGAGESLTVALHRGVEEETGLVVTTVDDYLGHFDYLSKSGKQTRQFNFSVTTSGRRIMLTEHDAHEWATHEDHSKASASVSAILDIARGGSA; this is translated from the coding sequence ATGCGAATCCCCGTCGACGCCGCCCTGCTGGATCAGCTCACCCGCTCCGCTGAAGCCGACAACATCTGCAAGCACGTGGTCGCCGCCGTCATCACTAACAAGGACAACGAGATCCTGCTCCTGCACCGGCGCTTCGACGACTACCTCGGCGGCCTGTGGGAGCTCCCCTCCAGTGCGGTGGGAGCTGGAGAGTCCCTGACCGTAGCTCTCCACCGGGGAGTGGAAGAGGAAACTGGCCTGGTGGTGACCACTGTCGACGACTACCTCGGCCACTTCGACTACCTCTCGAAGAGCGGCAAGCAGACCAGGCAATTCAACTTCTCCGTCACCACCAGTGGGAGACGGATCATGCTCACCGAGCATGACGCCCACGAGTGGGCCACGCACGAGGACCATTCGAAGGCGAGCGCGTCGGTCAGCGCCATCCTCGACATTGCCCGAGGCGGCTCAGCCTGA
- a CDS encoding serine/threonine protein kinase — MPTHPLLDVDFVELLEPYLEDVGHVFQVFREQDSGCVSYGVALGSERWFVKSAATSAGVVSLRRAMDVHGAVRHPAIVPLRHHFPIKDGLALIYPWVEGNVLYHPTVAHHGGRSAPDSPMARFRSLPVAEILQSLDAVLDAHLAVEKAGFVAVDLYDGCLLYDFEAQRMTLCDLDEYRPGPFVLEADRLPGSRRFMAPEEFSKGSIIGIRTTVFVLGRVLRLLLDAGDDERKWRGSLSQLKVIERATASDAADRFASVEALFQAWRGACNGCC, encoded by the coding sequence ATGCCGACGCATCCGCTGCTGGACGTTGACTTCGTCGAACTGCTGGAGCCGTACCTGGAAGACGTGGGCCACGTCTTCCAGGTCTTCCGGGAGCAGGACTCGGGCTGCGTGTCGTACGGCGTCGCGCTCGGGAGCGAGCGGTGGTTCGTGAAGAGTGCGGCTACTTCGGCTGGAGTCGTTTCACTGCGTCGCGCAATGGACGTGCACGGCGCGGTACGGCATCCGGCGATCGTGCCATTGCGCCACCACTTTCCGATCAAGGACGGCTTGGCGCTGATCTATCCGTGGGTTGAGGGGAATGTCCTGTACCACCCGACGGTCGCCCACCACGGCGGTCGCTCTGCTCCGGACAGTCCGATGGCTCGGTTCCGCAGTCTTCCTGTCGCGGAGATCCTGCAGTCCCTGGACGCGGTCCTCGACGCGCACTTGGCCGTGGAGAAGGCCGGGTTCGTCGCAGTCGACCTGTACGACGGATGCCTCCTCTACGACTTTGAGGCGCAGCGCATGACCCTGTGCGACTTGGACGAGTACCGGCCGGGGCCATTCGTCCTGGAGGCCGATCGGCTGCCGGGCTCGCGACGGTTCATGGCGCCGGAGGAGTTCTCTAAAGGCTCGATCATCGGCATCCGAACGACGGTGTTCGTCCTCGGCCGGGTCCTGCGTCTGCTGCTGGATGCAGGCGATGACGAGCGGAAGTGGCGCGGTTCGTTGTCTCAGCTGAAGGTCATCGAGCGTGCCACTGCCAGCGACGCTGCTGACCGGTTCGCGTCGGTTGAGGCTCTCTTTCAGGCATGGCGTGGCGCGTGCAATGGGTGCTGTTGA
- a CDS encoding HAD family hydrolase, with product MNSSSPAPPRTYFAATGLPTGYTSVAVDVGGVLYYDEPFDIAWIQGTYERTRRTEPGLTVPSFLEHLKGFYRGEPGTFLSQPPARDSWLDVRQRWTSLVQPIPGAADAIQALAQHLPVCVVANQPPECHTALHEMGIAQRVDLVAIDTVVGLSKPDPKFFRWAFDQLGWTAKDVLVIGDRPDHDAAPAHELGCQPALIQPDDCWQGPTDLDPRIEDTYRAIRKDLRTLRSRPAQHASWHLDSLADITP from the coding sequence GTGAACAGCTCCAGCCCCGCACCGCCCCGCACGTATTTCGCGGCAACAGGACTGCCGACCGGGTACACGTCAGTCGCTGTCGACGTCGGAGGAGTCCTTTACTACGACGAGCCCTTCGACATCGCCTGGATTCAAGGAACCTACGAGCGCACCCGGCGCACCGAACCGGGCCTGACTGTGCCCTCGTTCCTCGAGCACCTCAAGGGCTTCTACCGCGGCGAACCCGGAACCTTCCTCTCCCAACCACCGGCGAGAGATAGCTGGCTGGATGTACGGCAGCGGTGGACATCCCTGGTCCAGCCGATCCCCGGCGCTGCCGACGCCATCCAGGCCCTCGCACAGCATCTGCCGGTCTGCGTCGTCGCGAACCAGCCTCCCGAATGCCACACAGCCCTGCACGAGATGGGTATAGCCCAGCGCGTCGACCTTGTGGCCATCGACACCGTGGTGGGCCTGTCGAAACCCGACCCCAAGTTCTTCCGCTGGGCTTTCGACCAACTCGGCTGGACGGCCAAGGACGTCCTCGTCATCGGAGACCGCCCCGACCACGACGCCGCCCCGGCACACGAACTCGGCTGCCAGCCAGCCCTGATCCAGCCCGACGACTGCTGGCAGGGACCCACCGACCTAGATCCACGCATCGAGGACACCTACCGAGCCATCCGCAAGGACCTCCGGACGCTCCGCTCACGGCCCGCACAGCACGCCAGCTGGCACCTCGACAGCCTGGCCGACATCACGCCCTAA
- the argS gene encoding arginine--tRNA ligase, producing MANLEEMLHQRLAPAFQSVAGIPVDPAIRRSQRAHFQSDAALSLGRTIGGNPREIANQVVAGAQLDDLCSSVEVSGPGFINLTVSDSVLGRLLAVASGDERLGIPRAEVPERIVVDYSAPNAAKEMHVGHLRSTIIGDAAVRLLEWQGHTVIRQNHIGEWGTPFGMLVEHLLDIGEAEAAHELSVGDLNGFYQAARRKFDADAEFKDRARKRVVLLQSGDETTLRLWRTLVDESKKYFMAVYGLLGVRLTETDYAGESSYNDQLQEVTDELDGCGLLQESEGALCVFPEGYTNRQGDPLPIIVRKGDGGFGYGATDLATIRHRLHQLHATRLLYVVGLPQSQHLEMIYAVARDAGWLVPPARAEHVGHGSILGDDGKMLRTRAGASVKLVDLLEEAVSRAAAVIVVKNPQLDDATRSAVANAVGIGAVKYADLSTDRLKDYVFDYDRMLSFDGNTAPYLQYARARICSIFRRLGAEPSRDISVLVVTEPAERALALELLAFGSVVTSVAETLEFHKLATYLYSLASAFTTFYEKCPVLRSEGETRQSRLVLCDLTARTLELGLGLLGIESPDQM from the coding sequence ATGGCGAATCTGGAAGAGATGCTCCATCAGCGACTTGCTCCGGCGTTCCAATCTGTGGCGGGCATCCCCGTCGATCCGGCCATCCGCCGATCCCAGCGAGCACACTTCCAGTCCGATGCTGCTCTGTCCCTCGGTCGCACGATCGGTGGCAATCCCCGGGAGATCGCCAACCAGGTAGTGGCGGGCGCCCAACTCGATGACCTCTGCTCGTCAGTCGAGGTCTCCGGCCCCGGATTCATCAACCTGACGGTCTCGGACTCGGTCCTGGGCCGGCTGCTCGCTGTGGCGAGCGGCGATGAGCGTCTCGGGATCCCACGGGCTGAGGTGCCGGAAAGGATCGTGGTCGACTACTCCGCTCCGAACGCTGCCAAGGAGATGCACGTCGGGCATCTCCGGTCGACGATCATCGGGGATGCGGCGGTGCGGCTGCTGGAGTGGCAGGGGCACACCGTCATTCGGCAGAACCACATCGGCGAGTGGGGTACGCCCTTCGGCATGCTCGTCGAGCACCTTCTGGACATCGGCGAAGCCGAGGCCGCGCACGAACTGTCCGTTGGCGACCTCAACGGCTTCTATCAGGCGGCCCGGCGCAAGTTCGATGCCGACGCCGAGTTCAAGGATCGCGCCCGCAAGCGGGTCGTGCTGCTCCAGAGCGGCGATGAGACGACGCTACGTCTGTGGCGGACCTTGGTGGACGAGTCCAAGAAGTACTTCATGGCCGTCTACGGGCTCCTGGGTGTACGGCTGACCGAGACGGACTATGCCGGGGAGAGTTCCTACAACGATCAACTCCAGGAGGTTACAGACGAACTCGACGGCTGCGGCCTGTTGCAGGAGAGCGAGGGGGCGCTGTGTGTCTTCCCCGAGGGATACACCAACCGTCAGGGTGATCCGCTGCCCATCATCGTCCGTAAAGGCGACGGCGGCTTCGGGTACGGCGCCACCGACCTGGCCACCATCCGGCACCGCCTGCACCAACTGCACGCGACGCGGCTGCTGTACGTGGTGGGGCTTCCTCAGAGTCAGCATCTCGAAATGATCTACGCCGTGGCGCGGGACGCGGGCTGGCTTGTGCCGCCTGCGCGGGCTGAGCACGTCGGGCACGGGTCGATCCTCGGCGACGACGGCAAGATGCTCCGTACGCGGGCCGGCGCCTCGGTGAAGCTGGTTGATCTGCTCGAGGAGGCGGTGAGCAGGGCGGCCGCGGTCATCGTCGTCAAGAACCCGCAGCTCGATGACGCGACGCGTTCCGCTGTCGCGAACGCCGTGGGCATCGGGGCGGTTAAGTACGCCGACCTGTCGACCGACCGGCTCAAGGACTATGTCTTCGACTACGACCGGATGCTGTCGTTCGACGGCAACACTGCGCCGTATCTGCAGTACGCGCGGGCCCGTATCTGCTCCATCTTCAGGCGGTTGGGGGCTGAACCGTCACGGGACATCTCGGTGCTGGTTGTCACCGAGCCCGCGGAGCGGGCACTGGCATTGGAGTTGCTCGCCTTCGGCAGCGTGGTGACCTCGGTCGCCGAGACGCTTGAGTTCCACAAGCTCGCGACCTATCTGTACTCCTTGGCCAGCGCGTTCACCACCTTCTACGAGAAGTGCCCTGTCCTTCGCTCGGAGGGCGAGACCCGGCAGAGCCGCCTGGTCCTGTGTGATCTGACGGCACGGACTCTCGAACTCGGGCTGGGCCTGCTCGGTATCGAGTCTCCCGACCAGATGTAA
- a CDS encoding HIT family protein: MDCVFCTLIRENSARWIARRAAACAFAPLTPLAPGHTLVVPTDHYQDLFDIPRDTVAATMALAQEVAEAMRFTLKASGVNLLHASGPGSEQSVPHFHIHVVPRWPDDGFSTWPKEQSAHRVPADPVLQLAAAMKAQHLTGSFASSC; this comes from the coding sequence ATGGACTGCGTGTTCTGCACCCTCATCCGCGAGAACTCCGCCCGCTGGATCGCTCGCAGGGCGGCCGCTTGTGCGTTCGCTCCGCTGACGCCGCTCGCGCCTGGACATACCCTCGTGGTTCCGACGGACCACTACCAGGATCTATTCGACATCCCGCGTGACACAGTGGCCGCGACGATGGCCTTGGCTCAAGAGGTGGCCGAGGCGATGCGATTCACGCTGAAGGCGAGCGGGGTGAACTTGCTCCATGCCAGTGGCCCGGGATCGGAACAATCCGTGCCGCATTTCCATATCCATGTGGTCCCCCGCTGGCCTGATGACGGGTTCTCGACCTGGCCTAAGGAGCAGTCGGCCCATCGTGTGCCGGCTGATCCAGTCCTTCAACTCGCTGCCGCGATGAAGGCCCAGCACTTGACCGGTTCCTTCGCATCATCGTGCTGA